In Fibrobacter sp. UWEL, a single genomic region encodes these proteins:
- a CDS encoding acyl-[acyl-carrier-protein] thioesterase — MNHEITELKFSVRFSDCDEYSRLKLSRLFQFTEEAALADAERNGYGLWNMMKAGVGCAITRMKLRLNHFAPLLGENLTVTTWAKENYKDKVIYKDYIIRDGQGNIMVEGTSSWLLVDLKTGKALPPSASPYPIPIIKEEALPEKLDILPIGFFPKKVDQVQGKNTDIDINHHVNHCRYVDWVLDALTKEEMKERGVRSIQLNYIHQVPLHEKVDILRFKDSKHHAVFFGMNAEDMKGNPLKARCHFQARVGFGE, encoded by the coding sequence ATGAATCACGAAATCACAGAACTTAAATTTTCTGTACGTTTTTCCGACTGCGACGAATATAGCCGACTTAAGCTTTCAAGACTTTTCCAGTTCACCGAAGAAGCGGCTCTCGCCGACGCCGAACGCAATGGATACGGCCTCTGGAACATGATGAAGGCTGGAGTAGGCTGCGCCATTACCCGCATGAAACTTCGTCTCAATCATTTCGCCCCGCTGCTGGGAGAAAACCTCACCGTTACCACCTGGGCAAAAGAGAACTATAAGGACAAAGTAATATACAAAGACTATATCATTCGAGATGGCCAGGGAAACATCATGGTGGAAGGAACTTCCTCCTGGCTTCTGGTGGATCTTAAAACCGGAAAGGCGCTCCCGCCCTCCGCAAGTCCTTACCCCATTCCCATCATAAAGGAAGAAGCCCTGCCCGAAAAGCTGGACATTCTGCCCATCGGATTTTTCCCGAAGAAGGTGGATCAGGTCCAGGGCAAAAATACGGACATCGATATTAACCATCACGTAAACCACTGCCGTTACGTGGACTGGGTCCTGGACGCCCTGACCAAGGAAGAAATGAAGGAACGCGGAGTCCGTTCCATCCAGCTGAACTACATCCATCAGGTTCCCCTCCACGAAAAAGTGGACATCCTGCGATTCAAGGACAGCAAGCATCACGCCGTCTTCTTCGGCATGAATGCCGAGGACATGAAAGGCAATCCCCTCAAAGCCCGCTGCCACTTCCAAGCCCGCGTCGGCTTCGGGGAGTAA
- a CDS encoding ComEC/Rec2 family competence protein → MLVAALVLCLWGCYNETGEEEGSPGRVTFLDVGQGLAVLLEQDGLFAMYDMGPDSAGVLDTLRERGVDTLEWAVIGHNHRDHGGSVLEMTQGAAPFVRRLYVGPDTAGGFVRDSVLRVADRLKIPVDTLYRGDELSLGSLKLKVLWPASFMRVGDNGASLVLRGTAEEASFLLTGDLDSAGERGLLELSTDVMSDLLQVGHHGSAGSSSLRFLSRVAPRLAVISVGSHNGYGHPTENVLRKLQYVLEAPTDSTLDSPISRTDREGTVSYQIIPGVGILKE, encoded by the coding sequence ATGCTGGTGGCGGCCCTGGTACTTTGCCTGTGGGGGTGTTACAACGAGACGGGGGAGGAGGAGGGCTCGCCTGGGCGGGTGACGTTCCTGGACGTGGGGCAGGGGCTGGCGGTGCTGCTGGAGCAGGACGGACTGTTCGCCATGTACGACATGGGGCCTGATTCCGCGGGGGTGCTGGATACCCTGCGGGAGCGTGGCGTTGATACTCTGGAATGGGCGGTTATTGGCCATAATCATCGGGATCACGGAGGTTCAGTATTGGAAATGACCCAAGGAGCGGCGCCTTTTGTCCGCAGATTGTACGTGGGGCCGGATACTGCCGGCGGTTTCGTGAGGGACAGTGTCCTTCGGGTGGCTGACCGCCTGAAGATTCCCGTGGATACCCTCTACCGTGGGGATGAACTTTCCCTAGGGAGCTTGAAGTTGAAGGTGCTCTGGCCTGCAAGTTTTATGCGGGTAGGGGACAACGGGGCGAGTCTCGTCCTGCGGGGAACCGCGGAGGAAGCCTCTTTCCTCCTGACAGGCGATCTGGACTCCGCGGGAGAGCGGGGCCTGCTGGAGCTATCAACCGATGTGATGTCTGATTTGCTGCAGGTAGGGCACCACGGTTCCGCGGGTAGCAGCTCACTGCGGTTCCTCTCCCGGGTGGCGCCTCGTCTGGCGGTCATCAGCGTGGGGTCTCATAACGGGTATGGCCACCCAACAGAAAACGTACTGCGGAAACTGCAGTACGTTCTAGAAGCCCCGACGGACTCCACCCTCGATTCGCCCATCTCACGGACTGATCGGGAAGGAACCGTTTCCTACCAGATCATCCCCGGGGTGGGTATCTTGAAGGAATAA
- a CDS encoding LlaJI family restriction endonuclease — MQNDLQDANEGFVGVKFAEGKPQIYFPYGCFQNFEIVSDNAPSDEELRQAFASLMNVLSDQSLISDAENSNYASSLEFEAKLDFPFQEFFYVLDYYLNFGLYKETEKIYKQGVHGKVNWSRTIKHIRPQVVESERGTEIVYLNLISSCNSQNENQLVSLIHEFCVAQAQRLISPLYGIDADVEPTLDFDYELFSAVLNEKCSKTFNDRKLRLFHAMQVIVEYLQGNAVDGALSEYCYGVSSFAPVWERMLDRIFGNILECEKKNFNPHCEWRLAGGTRNADDQKFAMRPDTIMRLGEELFVVDAKFYTRNNLPTSSSISKQIVYAQFVEQKGFANPDKIFNVFLLPYCCDREDVSQNPGHYKMNFLGTAHADWVDNSKPYHKIIGVQLDVRSVMRDYRRNDIAQYKLAEIVKEALCQRNSDDVSKNVVM, encoded by the coding sequence TTGCAAAATGATTTGCAGGATGCAAATGAAGGATTCGTAGGAGTAAAGTTTGCGGAAGGTAAACCGCAAATCTATTTCCCCTACGGATGTTTTCAGAATTTTGAAATCGTATCCGATAACGCTCCTTCTGATGAAGAACTTCGCCAAGCATTCGCCAGCTTGATGAACGTTCTCTCGGATCAAAGCTTGATAAGCGACGCGGAGAATTCCAACTACGCTTCGTCTCTTGAATTTGAAGCCAAACTGGATTTTCCGTTCCAGGAATTTTTCTATGTCCTTGATTATTACTTGAACTTTGGCTTGTACAAGGAAACGGAAAAAATCTACAAGCAGGGCGTTCACGGAAAAGTCAATTGGAGCCGAACCATAAAGCATATCCGTCCGCAGGTTGTCGAAAGTGAGCGAGGCACGGAAATAGTTTATCTGAACTTGATCTCAAGTTGCAATTCTCAAAATGAAAATCAGCTTGTCTCTTTGATTCATGAATTCTGCGTGGCCCAGGCGCAAAGGCTGATTAGTCCGCTTTATGGCATCGATGCGGATGTTGAACCCACTCTTGATTTTGACTACGAACTTTTCTCTGCGGTACTCAACGAAAAATGTTCCAAGACGTTTAACGATCGCAAGCTACGGCTTTTCCATGCCATGCAAGTGATTGTAGAATACTTGCAAGGGAATGCGGTTGATGGCGCCTTAAGCGAGTATTGTTACGGTGTATCCAGTTTTGCCCCGGTCTGGGAAAGAATGCTGGACCGCATCTTCGGCAACATTCTTGAATGTGAAAAGAAGAATTTCAATCCACATTGCGAATGGCGTCTCGCGGGCGGTACAAGAAATGCAGACGACCAGAAATTCGCCATGCGTCCAGATACCATCATGCGGCTTGGCGAAGAGCTCTTTGTAGTTGATGCGAAATTCTACACCAGGAACAATCTTCCCACGTCGAGTTCCATCAGCAAGCAAATCGTGTACGCGCAGTTTGTGGAGCAAAAGGGCTTCGCGAATCCCGACAAAATTTTCAACGTATTCCTGCTGCCGTATTGCTGTGACAGAGAAGACGTCTCGCAGAACCCCGGCCACTATAAAATGAACTTCCTAGGGACCGCCCATGCCGACTGGGTTGACAATTCCAAACCTTACCACAAAATCATCGGTGTTCAACTAGACGTAAGATCCGTAATGCGAGATTACCGCCGAAACGACATCGCGCAATACAAATTAGCGGAAATCGTGAAAGAAGCTTTGTGTCAAAGGAATAGTGATGATGTGTCAAAAAATGTGGTTATGTAA
- a CDS encoding ATP-binding protein, whose protein sequence is MIFREKYIAPIREFYSSDLVKIITGIRRCGKSVVLDQVREEIGKKSKNIIYLNFEDRAVANTISDCDSLLEYVEKKRRKGLCYLFLDEVQNVRDWAQACKTLRLRDCSVFITGSNSKLLSKEFTKELSGRYVAFQINPFVYKEIVEYCDQLGKTATIPDYLVYGGFPKRLEFDSDDATRRYLNDLDQTIVLNDIINRYKIKKQELFKKLANYVLISNARIFSAKAIYNYIKGQFSECSINTVTKYLAYLKEAYIISSIRQYSTKAKRELNFFEKIYNADVAFNSIRVMDNRFDLTHNLENVVYNELLYMGYSLTVYSGKQEIDFCAQKGQKKYFIQVAYSVVDQGTYDRELGAFAELDNLHEKILITNDEIDYSTSTVRHIKLKDFLLMDEL, encoded by the coding sequence ATGATTTTCCGTGAAAAATACATTGCGCCCATACGAGAATTCTACAGCAGCGACCTGGTAAAAATCATCACCGGGATCCGTCGGTGCGGTAAATCGGTGGTTCTCGACCAGGTCAGGGAAGAAATCGGGAAAAAAAGCAAGAACATCATCTACCTCAATTTCGAGGACCGAGCAGTCGCCAACACCATCAGCGATTGTGACTCGCTGCTGGAATACGTAGAGAAAAAAAGACGCAAGGGTTTGTGCTACCTTTTTCTTGACGAAGTCCAAAACGTGAGGGACTGGGCACAGGCATGCAAAACACTTCGCCTACGGGACTGCTCCGTTTTCATCACGGGCTCCAATTCCAAGCTTTTGTCCAAGGAATTTACGAAGGAACTCAGCGGCCGCTACGTTGCTTTTCAAATAAATCCGTTCGTATACAAAGAAATCGTAGAGTACTGCGATCAACTGGGGAAAACGGCCACCATCCCGGACTACCTTGTCTATGGCGGTTTCCCAAAGCGTCTTGAATTTGATTCCGACGACGCTACTCGCCGATACCTGAACGATCTTGACCAGACAATCGTCTTGAACGACATCATTAACCGTTACAAGATCAAGAAACAGGAACTGTTTAAAAAACTAGCCAACTACGTTTTGATTTCCAACGCAAGGATTTTTTCAGCAAAAGCAATCTACAACTACATCAAGGGGCAATTCTCGGAATGCTCCATTAACACGGTCACAAAATACCTCGCCTACCTTAAGGAAGCCTACATCATAAGTTCCATAAGGCAATACTCCACCAAGGCCAAACGGGAACTCAACTTCTTTGAAAAGATTTACAACGCCGACGTAGCATTCAATTCCATCCGCGTCATGGACAACCGCTTTGACCTGACCCACAATTTGGAGAATGTCGTCTACAACGAATTGCTCTACATGGGCTATTCTCTAACCGTTTATTCAGGCAAACAAGAAATTGACTTCTGCGCACAAAAAGGTCAAAAAAAGTACTTCATACAAGTGGCCTATTCCGTCGTTGATCAAGGCACGTACGACCGCGAATTGGGAGCATTCGCCGAACTTGACAATCTCCACGAAAAGATCCTTATCACAAACGACGAAATTGACTATTCCACAAGTACAGTCCGGCACATCAAGCTAAAAGACTTTTTGTTGATGGACGAACTGTAA
- a CDS encoding TIGR02147 family protein, producing the protein MKKIIEYTDYRRYIADYYADRKTRRSFTWREFAKSAGFSSPVYLKLVAQGLYNLSDAAVERVAAAMELKDWEVDYFRTLVNLNHAKDDESRRNLFNEMLRIAAIHKATVVEGDSFRYFSDWKNPVIRELAPAMAGAKPLAMAHAVLPKITAAEVSETLAFLVKTGLLEKSADGSYRQTEQFVTTGPMEVTPVAVRNLHRQMGELALETIEGVSQEERHFSGLTMGLSEKSYKKVVQKTAEFRKSVADIVMADDKMERVYRLNLQLFPLSKKISGENK; encoded by the coding sequence ATGAAAAAAATCATTGAATATACGGATTACCGCAGATACATTGCAGATTACTATGCGGATCGGAAAACCCGTCGGTCATTTACCTGGCGCGAGTTTGCCAAGAGTGCCGGATTCTCTTCGCCAGTCTATCTAAAGCTGGTTGCCCAGGGCTTGTATAACTTGAGTGACGCCGCTGTTGAACGGGTTGCCGCTGCTATGGAACTGAAGGACTGGGAAGTCGACTACTTCAGAACTCTGGTCAACTTGAATCACGCGAAGGACGACGAATCCAGAAGAAACCTCTTCAACGAGATGCTTCGTATTGCAGCGATCCACAAGGCGACCGTCGTAGAAGGGGATTCCTTCCGATATTTTAGCGATTGGAAGAATCCTGTGATTCGCGAACTCGCTCCTGCTATGGCTGGTGCGAAACCCTTGGCCATGGCGCATGCGGTGCTGCCGAAAATTACGGCTGCTGAAGTTTCTGAAACTCTGGCTTTCTTGGTAAAGACGGGTCTTCTGGAAAAGAGTGCCGACGGAAGCTACCGCCAGACAGAACAGTTTGTGACGACGGGACCCATGGAAGTGACTCCGGTGGCTGTTCGCAATCTTCACCGTCAGATGGGTGAACTTGCTCTGGAAACCATCGAGGGCGTATCTCAGGAGGAACGTCACTTTTCTGGACTTACCATGGGACTTTCCGAAAAGTCCTACAAGAAGGTTGTTCAGAAAACCGCTGAGTTCAGAAAAAGTGTGGCGGACATTGTTATGGCTGACGACAAGATGGAACGGGTCTATCGCTTGAATCTGCAACTGTTTCCGTTGTCAAAAAAAATTTCTGGGGAAAATAAATAG
- a CDS encoding AAA family ATPase, translated as MLNKRNSSACSLTPTQLIYYGVPGCGKSKKITDLLEAAKLHGDITDEETQVARVVFHPEYTNAEFVGQVMPMVKPAGGVDYHFAAGPFTRILARAYANPTKPYYLIIEEINRGNAAAIFGEIFQLLDRHKKGESDSVGGNTYTAGWSKYFVDHVDVNGIIRKEISDTQYESDAEKPTVNFTANTAIRLPPNLSIYATMNTSDQNVFTLDNAFKRRFDSELIRNSLEGAEHDAQRETKIEGTEVTWGKFWKAINDLILEKHSSMTSSEDKRLGAYFIVGEEKTAEDGTTYREILKKLFGEKVLEYLWDDAFKYKRKEVFKEECKSVESLIEKFTSGGFPAVFKNLEF; from the coding sequence GTGCTTAATAAACGAAATTCTTCTGCTTGCTCTCTTACTCCCACCCAACTAATCTACTATGGTGTTCCTGGCTGCGGCAAGTCCAAGAAGATTACGGATTTGCTTGAGGCTGCAAAGTTGCATGGCGACATTACCGATGAGGAAACTCAGGTTGCTCGCGTGGTGTTCCATCCGGAATACACCAATGCGGAATTTGTGGGGCAGGTGATGCCGATGGTCAAGCCCGCGGGCGGTGTAGATTATCATTTTGCAGCAGGTCCTTTTACTCGCATTCTTGCTCGTGCTTATGCCAATCCTACTAAACCGTACTATTTGATTATTGAAGAAATCAACCGCGGAAATGCGGCTGCTATCTTCGGTGAAATTTTCCAGCTTTTGGACCGTCATAAAAAAGGTGAGTCTGATTCTGTAGGCGGCAATACATATACGGCGGGCTGGAGCAAATACTTTGTGGATCATGTGGACGTGAACGGAATAATTCGCAAGGAAATTTCAGACACGCAGTATGAATCGGACGCAGAAAAGCCGACCGTCAATTTCACTGCGAATACGGCAATTCGTCTCCCGCCAAATCTTTCCATCTACGCCACCATGAACACCAGCGACCAGAATGTGTTCACTTTGGATAACGCCTTTAAGCGTCGCTTTGATTCCGAACTCATCAGGAATTCCCTGGAAGGTGCCGAACATGATGCCCAGCGTGAAACGAAGATTGAAGGCACGGAAGTGACCTGGGGTAAATTCTGGAAAGCAATCAATGATTTGATTCTTGAAAAGCATTCTTCCATGACCAGCTCCGAAGACAAACGCCTTGGCGCCTATTTCATCGTGGGCGAAGAAAAGACTGCGGAAGATGGGACCACCTATCGCGAAATTTTGAAGAAACTCTTTGGCGAGAAGGTGCTGGAGTATCTTTGGGACGATGCTTTCAAATACAAGCGTAAGGAAGTGTTTAAGGAAGAATGCAAGTCTGTTGAATCGCTGATTGAAAAATTTACCAGCGGTGGTTTTCCTGCGGTGTTCAAAAATCTGGAATTCTAG
- a CDS encoding FISUMP domain-containing protein — translation MTVTAVGTAALMGCADNGSDMANNGVSEETGIALRGSVQVARFLEDTSNLSPDSLVLSGNIAVQSYKVDKIEFCVLDAKTFAVSEECLMLKMDGQTDFSLEIGNVDWQYGLLRVIGSWAGKQNTAYQAVVERNNPSVANVNTLTDWKYHQVQKLVESGSTVEQAMGHAERDILESIGVYGEYSSFGQMDLSGGTRSDAVLMAATFLLPKPGEFENVADYSIGMVRVDYLFGFVRSPIFWQYLNVERPDEDVVNLVEKYVSNYIAEYSDFARCNEENEGENLPITGDLARRLRYAKDYSLVCEDGLWGWTSQKLEHTAGSMKDSRDGRVYKTTSFTVNGVVQTWMAEDLKYELQGSVCLLGADSLCEKYGRLYTWPDVMLLDTTGFTGPIEGHGSVANVSDKEEVNQCVADNLKLFREDMEEYYDADYVNDSEYALEYDSLDAYKECVGWGLRYQEMLENVNVQNHQGICPDGWRIPTAKDWELLVEYAGGNVFAVKNLLKDGEWGITKVRLDEYGKLQMKVRAPDAIEFSAVPNVSSSNGFYATIPNGGETGEDDDGNVELLNVISNIASIKRISVGMNYYDGSRLEKMGVRCIKAE, via the coding sequence ATGACTGTTACTGCCGTAGGAACAGCGGCGCTGATGGGCTGTGCGGATAATGGAAGCGACATGGCCAACAATGGCGTGTCCGAAGAAACGGGTATTGCACTGCGTGGATCTGTGCAGGTGGCTAGATTTTTGGAAGATACATCTAATCTTTCGCCGGATTCCCTGGTTCTTAGCGGGAACATTGCTGTCCAATCCTACAAGGTCGATAAAATTGAATTCTGTGTTCTGGACGCCAAAACATTTGCTGTCTCTGAGGAATGCCTGATGTTAAAAATGGATGGCCAGACGGATTTTAGTCTGGAAATCGGAAACGTTGATTGGCAATACGGGCTCCTTAGGGTAATCGGAAGCTGGGCGGGGAAACAAAATACGGCCTATCAGGCTGTTGTTGAAAGAAATAATCCTTCCGTCGCCAATGTGAATACGCTTACGGACTGGAAGTACCATCAGGTTCAGAAACTGGTGGAATCCGGCTCCACAGTTGAGCAGGCAATGGGACATGCAGAACGCGATATTCTTGAATCGATTGGTGTTTACGGAGAATACAGTTCCTTTGGTCAAATGGATTTGAGCGGAGGAACAAGGTCTGATGCTGTATTGATGGCAGCGACCTTCCTGTTACCTAAACCGGGTGAATTTGAAAATGTTGCGGACTATAGTATTGGAATGGTTAGAGTTGATTATTTGTTTGGTTTTGTTCGCAGTCCTATTTTCTGGCAGTATCTGAATGTGGAACGTCCCGATGAAGATGTTGTAAATCTTGTGGAAAAATATGTGTCCAATTACATAGCGGAGTATTCTGATTTTGCCCGTTGTAATGAAGAAAACGAAGGTGAGAACTTGCCTATAACGGGTGATCTTGCCCGAAGATTACGATATGCCAAAGATTATAGTTTGGTGTGCGAAGATGGTCTTTGGGGATGGACCTCCCAGAAACTTGAACATACGGCAGGATCGATGAAGGATTCACGTGACGGTCGTGTTTATAAGACTACGTCCTTTACGGTAAACGGTGTTGTTCAAACCTGGATGGCAGAAGACTTGAAGTACGAATTACAGGGCTCCGTCTGCTTGCTGGGCGCCGACAGTCTTTGCGAAAAGTATGGCCGCCTTTACACCTGGCCAGATGTAATGCTTTTGGATACAACTGGCTTTACTGGACCCATTGAAGGACATGGTTCTGTTGCTAATGTATCTGATAAAGAAGAAGTGAACCAGTGCGTTGCAGATAATCTGAAGCTTTTTAGGGAAGACATGGAAGAGTATTATGATGCCGACTACGTCAATGATTCCGAATATGCTTTAGAATACGATAGTCTTGATGCCTACAAGGAATGCGTGGGATGGGGGCTACGTTATCAGGAAATGTTAGAAAATGTGAATGTTCAAAACCACCAAGGCATTTGCCCCGATGGCTGGAGAATTCCTACGGCAAAGGACTGGGAGCTTTTAGTGGAATATGCGGGAGGGAATGTTTTTGCAGTCAAGAATCTCCTTAAGGATGGAGAGTGGGGGATAACTAAAGTTCGATTAGATGAGTATGGCAAATTGCAGATGAAAGTGAGGGCGCCCGATGCCATTGAATTTTCTGCGGTTCCAAATGTTTCTTCTAGCAATGGTTTCTATGCGACCATCCCCAATGGAGGAGAAACTGGTGAGGATGACGATGGAAACGTTGAATTGTTAAACGTCATCTCGAACATTGCTTCCATCAAGAGGATCTCTGTTGGAATGAATTATTACGATGGAAGCCGACTCGAAAAGATGGGCGTCCGCTGCATCAAGGCGGAATAA